Below is a window of Rhea pennata isolate bPtePen1 chromosome 2, bPtePen1.pri, whole genome shotgun sequence DNA.
TTGACAATTGGTGATCTCCACAGGATTTGCATTCATATCCTCTATAACACATAACTTCCCTAAATTGCTTCTGTCTTTCAGGGTTGAAGATGTAAGAACCTCAAAGTTACTAATGAAATCTAACATGTTATTAGCATAaaacctattaaaaatattattggcAATCTTACTGATACAGTTATTCTTCATAGCTACATGactattttcatcttttattaaaTCTTTGCCTGACCATGGTAAATGCTGACTCTTCCTGGCCAATGAACACAGATCTAGCTGGTTCTCAAGGTCAGATGCCTTTTGGTAGGCATatcctctctgttcctcattAATTGGTGTTACTAATGCCATTAATATTGGACAATGTTGGCCACATATTGCATGGAGCTTATCCAAAGAATCTTCTTCCTGAAGAGCACTTCTGTTAGCATTACTGACATCAGTTGGCTGAGATTGTATGGGTTCATCATTTAAAGGCTGTTTTAATGGATGCACCTTGTTATCAGGCAATCTAAATTCCGCAGATGTAAAGGGTGGAAAACTGGTATTAGCCTCTGTGGAAAGACATTTAGAAGTAGAGCATACCATTACTGACGGGttgatcttttctttgtttcctacGGGAAGAGAGGCGATTTTACAGCTGAGGCTAggtttgctttttgtattcAAGTCATCCAGAAAAGGGTCTGAATCACTACTGTGCGGTATGTTGAAGTAGTTACAAACATTTCCAGAAGGTTTAACCAAATCTTCAAGTTCTGAAGAAGAGATTTCTTTGAGGATTGGATATTGAGTCAGATTGCCGAAGTGCGAGTACGGAGCATCTTCACTATTAGTATCAAGCATAGTGTCTGTTGATGTTGTATCCAAATTACCATACATTCCAATCCTTTCAGGTGGTGATCTTCTGAtcaaatgattttctttaagaagcCATTTGCCTTTATCAATCAATATTCCCTCATCTTCATTAGCATGTATACAAGGTTGACAACATTGCTTTGGACATTCCCCTGGACAGTCATTAATATAAATTGTCTCTTCTTCATTAAGTTTAGGATGTGGTGCTGCTAAAGAAATATCTTCTCCTTTGTTTATGGTTTCTGGAAATTCTTGTGATGGCAGTGGAAGTGACaatttctctgcagaagaaGACCTAGGTTcttgaaaaagagaaacttttttttccaccactgTAGAGTGGAATTCTTCAGTatctttttgaaatactttggaCATATAAGGAACTCCTGTGTGAAAGTTAGGCTTAAATGAAGCTTCTGTCTTACCATAAAGTCGTTCAATAGTCCTTTTTACATAGCCAGTGTTATAATGTTTTTCAAGTACTGCTTCTTCCCCACTTTCATTGGTCAAATCACTGGATGCTCTAAAGTTACAATCACTCTCTTCACTGTCAGGTCTGTAATCTGACCAGTCTGATGTAGCAGgactttttaagcatttttttaatcgAGAAATATCCGAACATGTTCTATTCTCCAGCTCTTCTACTTGTAATTTCTGTTCTCCTTCACTCATATCACATTCTGTAATTTGTTTAGATTCATAACAAAAAGATAATGGAGAAGGTGTAGATAACCTCTCAGAGGTTTCCTCAtaagtttctgtttctttcttttcttcctgtacaGAATCATCCTCATAATCATATTCTGTAGAGATGTCAGAAGTTCGTTTAAGTTGGTTATTTGGTTTTTCATCATTACCTGCTGATTCGGGGGCAATGTTctcatctttgcttttattgatAGTAACATGtgtgatatttttttcacttactaCCTCAGAAGTAACCTGATCTAAACTACTATTTTTGGCATTAGAAGTTACTCTAGCAACAGTTGAGTTAGGCTCTACTGAAGTTCCTGACTGTTCATTATTAAGTGATTCATTGGTATCTTGAGATTGTTGTAATGAGCTATCagccatttcttcttttctttcaggtgGCTTTACAGCTGACATAAGGCTACAATTATCTGGATTAGTATCAGTATATTTACCATATAGCAGTGTCTGGGGACCACTGAAATCATTTAGATCTGAAGTCTTTGTTGCTATAGAAAGCTCTTTCTGTATATCAGAACAGCTTTCTAATTCACCAGCAAATTTTTGAGCTTCTTCAGAATTTATACTGTCCTTTGGAAAACAGGATTCATCCGAGTTTTCATTTTCGTGGAAGTTTTGGTGTTCATTATGATTTTCAGATATGGGCATATTTTCATGGCAACATGTAGAGTCCTGTTTTTTGAGTTCCCTCCCAAACTGTAGTAAGTTGTTTTCTCTTGATTGTTCAAAATGTGAGACAGCAGCCTTCAATTCATCAATTTTTTCTGTGACTGTAGTTTGTTTCAGAAATGGTAACTGTGTAAGTATTTCTGAACAGTTACAGGTAGTTTTTTGCATATCATCTTTGATTGTGCCAATCAAACTCTCTCTCAGACTCAGTACAAGTAGCCATGCTAGGAGGAGATTGGAAGAACCAAAAATTGAAGGAGAAAGATCTGAAAGGCTACATGCTTTACCTATACATCCATTATGTTCTTTCTGGAGACCAAGCAAAGTTGATTGCAATTCACACAGCAACATGCTGGACATGCAGCTACTCTGAATATCAATTCCCATTTTCTCACTGACAACTGGGGAATCAACTTGAACAGCAACTTCAGAACTTTTTCTTTGATACAGATTGGTATCTTGAATATCAGCTTTTGacttctttttgtctttgtcaTGTGTTTCATGAAACATCTGTAGTTTAGTGCCATGATGGAAATCTGACTGTAGTAAATACTTAGCTTCTCCTATTACAGCTGTATTAGCATTAACCAAAGAGTCAGTCTGTCTTCCACATGAATGTTTTGCTGATTCTTCAATAGCTTCCAATTCACAAAGAGGTGTTAATGTTTTTTTGGTTAGATTATGTTCAATTAGTGTATTTTTTCTCAtcacatgcattttatttttgataaatttgGTTTCTTTGTCAATAAAAGcatcaatattttctttaggaatagGACAGACATTGCTATTCTCTACATTCCCTTTTTTGTTTATAGGGGGTAAAACAGCATTTGGTAACACGTTTTTCAGCCATGTGTGAACATAGTTTTCAGGTGAATGCTCAGCAACCTCATCTTGAAAATCCTCAGGGATTTTCAGGGGCTCTAATGTAAGGGCATGTAAGGGCTCTGACATACTTAATTTACTTGTTGCTTTGCTTAGATTCTTCTtaattctcttttgctttttctctttctttgatgacaaattttccaaaatattattctccttttctttttctaagttATGATTCTTTGACACTTCTGACAATGGCTTTGATATCTTTGATTGACTAGATGTCTGTTCGAAAGAATTGGTTGTGCAGTGTGTGCCTTCTTTCTCAATACTCACTGTATCTTGACTGTGTTCAGTTTCAGTTTTCGATTCAGCTATCATTAGACTATCTTCATGCTTTGCAGACAAAACCAAAGTATTTTTTTGGCCtgactttgattttattttggtcAATTGCCTATTagctcttattttcttattaaataatCCATTTTGTTGGTGTTCTGCTGAAACCTGGTGATAAAAATCATCTTCAGGACATATGCTTTTGTCTGAATTAACAGATACATCACTAGTTTCAACAAAAGattctattccttttttctgaggtatttcagaataattatCCATGGCCTGTATTGTGGAATTCTGTGTGTTCTTGCTTGTGATATATATTCCCTGACTTTTAATTATCCCCAAGtcttctttatctttttgaTTTTCATGTATATCTTGTTCTCGAAAGTTAGACAatgattttctcttcttctttttggtGAGGGAAGATGCAGGCTGGCTGTCATCAGTGGGATATGTTGCCATTACAGATTCAGTCATGACACTGATTTGATTCTCACTTTCAGTAACAGTAGGAAAGAATCCAGTTTTTGGATCTATTTTCTCAACGGGAACTTTACCGGATGGAGGTCCCATCATCTTTGTCTGATTCTGTACGGGACAGGCTGAATGCATtgaattttgagaaaaacataataaatcagaagttttatgttttctttcttcattttttgcctgaaataattctgaataGCTAATAAAAGAACTCAgtgatctttttgtttgtttaagatCACACATCTCATGGATATTGTCTGCAGAAACTGGCCTAGTTCCCTGGTAGATTTTTGATGACGGTATAAAACCACTGATGTTAGCTTTGTAGGCTGATACTAAACTATTATATGTACCTTGTTCTACTACTGATTTCtctaatattttctgtaataatcCATCCTCATCAGGCACATCTAATTTCTTACTATTTGAGGTTTTTATTAAATCATGACTTTTGTGacttactttaaaaagcatttcttctttcttcatgcTCTCTGAAGAAACCTTTAATAAATCATTGTCACTCACTTCACTAAACTTTGGATTACCAATGCTTGATTTTTTGCTGCTTGAATGAGCAACCATACAATACTCAGATTTGCTTTCACCATCCTGTATTTCCTCACTGTAGGAAAACTGTCCTATTGTCTTCTCCTTAACCTCCTTCTCAGATACCAGGGTGACACTTTCAACTACTGCTTTCTTTTGTCTAACACGTCTTGGCCCAGGAGTGGGAGGCCTATAAAAACGAGGTCTTGTTTTATTCTCAGATACATTACTTACATCTAGGTCTGCAGACGCATTTGTCTGACAGGCACTACAATCAGCAGTTTTTAAATCAGACTCTGATTCTTTGTCTGACACTTCTGCATTGAACTGTTGCAGCGAGACTCCCACTTCATTATTGTAGCTCTCCAAAAATGGAGCCTCTTTTGGTTTTATACACGCTGATATATTTACATCAGATAAACAGTCTTCTGCACCTGTTGCAGAATTgcaaatgttaatatttttgtcGTCAGAAAGGCCAGCACGGCTGACAGTGGTCGTCCATTTTAtagtttcttcctctttaattTTGAATCGAACTTTCATTTCTACTGTCATACTGCCATCTTGATTAACGTGAACAGATTTCTCAATGTCATCTTCATACTGTGCTACAGATAAATCTTCATCAGTAAGTGACTGATTTCCTACTGCACCTTTATAACTGTCAGGAGCATAGGAAGAATCTGAGTTGTTATCATTTGTGTTGTTTTCATTGCTGGACCCTTTATCAGAAGAAATTGAGAGTATCTGTGATCTTGAGCTAGAGGCAATTTCAGCTCTCACTACCAATCATAACAttgaaaaaacacaaattcaTTCAGCAGGGGAAAAGTAGAGTAGACAAGTATCGTGTATAAGAATCCAGAGGGTGACACAGCAGACgggcagcaaaggaaaagaagaaagaagaaaaattagtaCAGAAGAGCCTAAAttaagtttgtttattttattcagagtattagaataaaaagaatagtaaatctaatttttctgttcattttaagaaattgtTTAAGAGAGAGGtaaccatatttttaaaaattatcaacATTGAACTATAGttccatttcattttgttttgcagtaggCCCCTTTCTAATGCCAGAAGTATGGTCTCATTTAATGCTTTAAAGCCTAAAAATGTGCTGAATGCTCTCATTTGATACCCAGTTGGGAGCTGAGGTTGCCTCGAACCTGTCAAGAGATTCGCAGGCCCTTGCTTGTTTGGACATTAAGCTTAAAAGCTTGAAAACTTTACCTCTTCTCTGTGCTTTATCAATCACTAATAGATCAAAACCTATTTGTACTGATAGTTAGCGCTAAAGTGTGTCAATCaagttgaaaataaaactcTCAGAGTTTAATCCAACAATCTTCAATACGCGAGTAATCATCACTATGAGTAGTGTCACTGATTGTTAATATACAGGGTAATAACAAAGAGTACAGGTGCAGGCCCCTGTATTGAATTTctataatgaaataaaacttgaaGCACTTGAACTTCttacaaaatctgaatttaaatgaTGAAATTCTGAGATGTATTTTATGACACGCTACTCTAGAGGATGGCCCAAAACTCAGTGAAGCCAATGAGAATACTTTTAGTGACCTAAATGAGTTTTGAAGATGGCTCCAAAAATTTAGGAGTATGTGTTTGCATACTCctaaaatatgatttaattattttgtaacaGCTTTGGCTCTAacaaaaaatctcatttctctctGTCAGTTGTCAGTGAAGATATGAGAGAGTAAAAATTTTTACCAAgaggtgaaaataaaattttgctgtttctaaGATGTTTTACATCTCTGAGTGAAACAGTGCATGACATCGACACAGAGATATTATCTACAACTGCTACtgatacataaatatatacGAGTCATCATTTTACATAAAGGTTTGGAATATGGAAAGAAATTTCATCacatttaatattaaactgAATTGCTTGAAGTCAAGCAAATGCTTTGCTCAAGTGATTCACATGAGGTTTCCTGTCAAGACTTTCATGATTAACATACTACTGTTACAGACAGGTGTTTAGGAGGAGTGTCTTGCAAGTTTCCCATACTACGCTTTTCCATAAACtgaatcagaaataaaagtttgGACTAACTCCTCTAGCAGAGACCAGACCTAACATTTcgcaaaataaaaatctcactttCTCTATTTCCAGGAAATGGAATTGGAACAAAGTCCCTGAAATCTGACAATTCAGGCTTTCACATCTTTTATAATGTCTCTTGCACAGGATACTTTGAATTTCTCcaattaaaaacacaaacagagTTTTTgggtcttattttttttctatcttacAGTAATTGCCGTTCACTAAGAGCTAGATGAAGGTACTTATTAGATTCTTAGCTGCTCacattttatatcattttaagCCTGGATCTCTGACTTAAAGCAAAATTTGGAtgggaatttttatttctatagaattttcattttcctcaaaatgtttctatttattctttcttcactCATTAGTTATGGTCTGCAACCAGCCAGCAAAACAAGCTGTGCAAGGCAAAGGATATGAAGGGTGATAAAAGCTAAAATAGTTTGATGGGGACATAATAAACTAGGAGAGATATGGAAGAAACTCCTTCAAGTAAATGGAAGCTTATGTCTTACATAGCAGTGCGCTCCATGACTCAGAAAAGATTCTCATAGAAAGTCTCAGGACAGAAATAATGACAGTGCTCCCTGGGCTCTTCAGTACAGCATGCAGCTGTATCAAGAGCACAAGGTACCTCTGTATTAAGCAATTTCCCCCTGGACCGTACGTCTGCCCTGCAGGATGCTCTAAGGTCAGGAGGTTCTACAGGACCtagagctctgctgctgcagcaccttTTGTTCTCTCCAACCACAGGCAGCCTTGCTTTGTCTCCAGCAACTCCTCATATTCCTGGTCTTCCACCGACCACCTCCCATTCCCACTGACCCTTGTCAATCATGCAACTCCGTAAGTAGTCAAAAGAAAAGTGTGTATTTGCATATCTTTTCCcaaatacatctgaaaaatatacatCATAGCCATGAGGATATAAGAAAGGAAGATATTCTTTTTAAGCGAAAGCAACGTGTTCAAAAACATGGTGACTTTGTGAGTGGTGAATGCAGAAACGCTTTTCATGTTTAGGTGgagcagacaggaaaaaatgaaactcGTGATAATGACAAGTCAAACTTTCATTTATTAAGGTAAGATCTGAACCCTGCACAAAAGATCTGAGCAAGAAATCCAGCCAGTTAGGAGCTACATTATTCTCTGAAATAAGCTGTGGGTTCTCTTTTGCCACCTCTGTTACAAACACTGatgcagaaaaattaataacaaTCACAATCaagtgcattaaaataaaatatatttaaagatttgCATCCATGTTCTAAATAAGtcagtttgaaagaaaatatgcataCCGTCCGAGTACTtagcttaaatttaaaaagaaaatcagcactTTGATCTTTCTTATGCCTATAGAGGAGTCtgagcaaaaataaacagtttcagCTGGCCTTTTTGAATATTCTTGATCCTAGTAAGATTGTCATGGTTTATGTCTTATGCTGAGAGAGATAAAccaattaataaaatacaaattaattcaTAGAACTTACTATTTTCACTCTCCGACTTGACTTTTGGGTACACGCGATTTGCAATTCCAAGCAATCTGGCAGGCCGTGAATACCCAAGAGGATCGTAATTGCTTGGTTTAAAAGGCTCTCTCCCTGCTGCGACTACAGCTCCAGAGCACAATATCAGGGCCTGAAGATTAggaacctggaaaaaaaaaaagtaatattaaatTTTCTGCCTTAATAACTACAAGTGATAATGTAAGAGATTTATCCCTTTCATGCTTTAATATCTTTACTTCTTAGTCTGTACAGCAGTTTGCAGCAGGCTATTAAATATGTATCACAGAgcagaattaatttttcagttcctGTAAGGCAATTCCTGTCTTTGTGAGGGTATGGCttgttatataaatatattagaaaaagatTTCAAGAAACAATACTTGGATCCAGATCACAATTCTCTCATAACTTAAGTGTCTGCatgtaaaattttgtttcatcatTGTGCAGTGGTCGTGCATAGCCATGAAATAAGAATGTACGTTTGGAGGTAGGTATACATACAAACAAGCCCctagaggaagaaagaggagactCAGGATACACTATAGCACTTGCACAATTGGTCCATTTACATTTGCTGCAACAGAGGAATAAagatagaatcacagaacaatTAATGTTGGAAAGGACACTTGGCTGTCGTCCAGTCCAGCCCTTCGCTCAAAGCAGGTCTCACTTTAGATCAAGTTATTAGGAGCCTTGTCTAACACAGTTTTGAATTTATGTATGAACTTATGCAAGATATGTTGCAAGATGAGGCTTGCAAAGTGCATTTCACTGTCTCATAGGTGATACAGGCACTTTCCCCACCTCATACTGAAGTTGCTGTCTCACTACATACTGGGCAAACACAGCAGATTTCCCTTGAGCAGACATTCTTCATGGAATTCTCTTTACAGTTAGCTACCTGTTGTCAGGTATAATCACAAGTACTTCTCTGGGGTTAAACAATATGCAGAATTAGAAAACACTAAGAAAGATAAAACTATATAAAACAGTGAACAAGATGAAAATTAGTCTTATTATTGCTGCATCATTTGAGTTTAGAGGTACAGAATTTGGTCCACAATTTAGAAATTGTAGGATATAACAAAGTCTCATAGTTCCAACTCATTAACAGCAAAAAGCcctgcatttgcagaatgaTAAAATATCTACTGCTATTAGATGTTCCCTTTAGTATGTTTAAAGTATTGAAAAACTCAGAAAGTATAGAAAAGTAACAGGTGACATTGAGCACAGCAGACCTCACACCTGGGCCAGCCTCCCAATCTCCTAATGGAGcaaatcatcttttttattaaaatagcttAGAATAAAACATAGTAATATTGTCAATGTGCATCCTTATTCTCACCTTTCTGCCATCAGTGGTGTATAGTTTCACAACTGGATACTGCATTAATTCACTCATATAATCTAGAAAGGCCTCAAAGgtctgtgtatttttctttcccagaacTATGGTACGCCTGAGTCTTACATCACCGTTTTTGAAAACAAGTAGCTTTTTAGGAGttgttacttttctttctttctggccAAAGCCATCTTCGCTCTCCTTTGCTAACTGCACAGCTCGACGACGAGCGCTGACAGGCCTGCTGATCTGCCAGGGCAGTGGCTTTTTCCTAGCCCGTTCAAGGTTGATGggtttcattttcctctgatgggaacAAATATAAGATTTTCCATCTTCAAGATCCTCCAGATTGGTGATGATGTGTCTCCCTTTTGGTGTGCTAATATTCCTCACCCCAAAAGGTAATGGGACCCGTTTGGATAAACTATCAAGCAAGGCATCAAATGTCTTGTAAGACCGATTGTTAACGACCATTTTAATCCCATTAAACTGAGGATCTCCACTTTTGTAGAAACAGATTCGTTTGGCCACAACAGGTTCGGTGACATTGAAATGGCGTGTGGATAAAGTCTGTTCACTCTCAGAGGAGTTTGGCTGATTCACTGAGTAACTGGTTGAAGGCGTTTcactcattttcacagaaatctgGAAGAAACGGGAGATGGATGTAAAAGTTCTCTGGTTAGTAATAATTCAGTATTCGTTTTGAAAGGTACAGAAGAAGAATTTATAACAAACCAACAGCAGCAAAGTGTGCCAAAAATCATTTTGGATTTAAATGGGTCCAAGCTGTTATCTTTAAATTCCACAAAGACTCCAGTACTGTCAGATTAAGTTAGCACAGCTCTACTTGCAAATATTCCCAGAACTCTCCAATGTGATTTCAAATCTCTTATCATTTTAGTACAAGAGacctttctttagaaaaaggtACTTTGTCAGTCCACGAagataattaaatgttttctttcttgaggATGACGCTAATAACAGCTTAATATGTACTTATTCATACTTAATATTAGAGAAATCTTTAAAAGGAGGGAGTAATTTATGCCTAGTCATAAGCCAtattcaatcaaaaaaaaaaaaaaagtgaaagacaaCACAGTTTATTCTGATGTCACATAATAGTTTTATAACAGGAAAAATCCATtggtttcaggaaaaaaggCTCCTGGCTTACTACACTGTACATTTTATCCAAATGAGGCCCAAAACgtgttttaaaattatgtttcagTGATTGCATTTAGTAATCTGCATCATAAATTGACAGATCATTTACTTATCCACtataaattttgcatttcatgatATATAAATCAACCACTTTGATATTTGCATTATACTGAGTGAAAACCTACAGATCAAAGTCGCAGTTTTctataattaaaacatttaaatattggTCATTTAAGTAACAGGTTATTTCTGGCAAATATACAGATAGTCTTCATCCTTGAAAATGGAGCACGCTTGCTATACTCTGTGTGAATCTGATATACACGCATATACTTTAATGCCACCCCTTTATTGAATAAAATTGCTTTGACGAGAACACAGGCTAGAAATGGTTATTCAACTAACCAGCCTGGAGGAATATGTTTTAGCAAAAAGTTTTTTCTAAAGAGTTGCATAGCAGTCTTGGGAAATATGGTTTTCATCAAAGTGatataaattaaattctttGATAATGTCACCTTGAGGTAGCGGCAATACTGACGAGTGGAACACACTATCTCTTCTGGTTActacacatttttcttaatgaagctgtggaaaacagtcttttgaattattttaccACTACATACATCAGTCTTGAAACTCATAAGAAAATGTTGCCATTTTTCAAGACAGTCAAGGTTCAAATAAAGTCAGATTTGACAAGattctctcttgtgttctcacagcttttccaaagaaaagctgttttcagccTGGATGTTTTGCCTTCACTGTGACATAATATCTTTTTGATGTTCATGTCACTATGAGAATagtaagttattttattttgaacaatgaacagagcagaagaagaaaagttaccTTTAATGTATTGTCTATGCTACAAATTATACTCATTTTAAGTGGTGAAATTGAAAAACAAGTGAACAGATCAGCAATAGAATGATACATAGCTATAGATATAAGACTAATTTTAAGTAATCACGTTCCATTAaaatcaaccaaaaaaaaaaaaaaaaaaaaaaaagcatgaatgtTCAATTAAGGAATATGCAGGAAGAAATTATCAAGGTTGGCTGCAGCAGGTAAAGCAATCTGATCCATGATGCCTAGAGAAATGACTTGTTTTTTCGGTGACAGGGAAGAGTACCACTTCTCCTGAAATCTGTGAGAGATAGAGGTGCACATCATTTTTGGCACACCTATTCATTAGCTGCCTATGTTTCGATGACAGCTCTAAACTGACAGGTTGCCAGGTGAGTTAACTTTAAGGACACGAGCAGGATCAGTCCCTTTACATCTCACGCTTCATTCTGTACGCACTGATTTTTCTAGAGGAAATCTAAGGGCATTTATATTGCTAGCTGCAACACAAACTTTACACGTTTGCACAACAAATGTTCTCCAACGAGATCAGCAATAACAGCAGCAAATTTCTTAAGTGAACTGAATATCCCGTTACTCCATTTAACTGGCTAACATGACTTCAGTTTAGTTAACACAGTCCAGTCCAACAGCACCAGGGAATGGGTCAAAACTGTTAAGTCAAAGTCTTTAATGGCCAGAGACAGACAGGAGTGGACTTAGCTCCTCAGCTACCCTATACGGTAACTTTTCACTCATCATAAGAATGGGGTGGAATTTCATCTAATTGCCCAATTATTTATTGCTACGAGAgctaaaaaaaatggattttctcaTGAGACTACGGATAATAACAGCTTTTAAATTACGCTCTCAGAAGCCATTTTGGATATTTGTACTTCTGGAAAACAGTCAGTTATGTAAGAACCaacattttgaagagaaatgaaatatgtttgGTATGGAGATAATTATTAGACTGAATCTGGATACTGTGAAAGTAACAGAattgaaaacaagcaaaaagaaaatactattataaagaaaaatattgattttcttataaatatgaaataa
It encodes the following:
- the LOC134136413 gene encoding oxygen-regulated protein 1-like, translated to MSETPSTSYSVNQPNSSESEQTLSTRHFNVTEPVVAKRICFYKSGDPQFNGIKMVVNNRSYKTFDALLDSLSKRVPLPFGVRNISTPKGRHIITNLEDLEDGKSYICSHQRKMKPINLERARKKPLPWQISRPVSARRRAVQLAKESEDGFGQKERKVTTPKKLLVFKNGDVRLRRTIVLGKKNTQTFEAFLDYMSELMQYPVVKLYTTDGRKVPNLQALILCSGAVVAAGREPFKPSNYDPLGYSRPARLLGIANRVYPKVKSESENMRAEIASSSRSQILSISSDKGSSNENNTNDNNSDSSYAPDSYKGAVGNQSLTDEDLSVAQYEDDIEKSVHVNQDGSMTVEMKVRFKIKEEETIKWTTTVSRAGLSDDKNINICNSATGAEDCLSDVNISACIKPKEAPFLESYNNEVGVSLQQFNAEVSDKESESDLKTADCSACQTNASADLDVSNVSENKTRPRFYRPPTPGPRRVRQKKAVVESVTLVSEKEVKEKTIGQFSYSEEIQDGESKSEYCMVAHSSSKKSSIGNPKFSEVSDNDLLKVSSESMKKEEMLFKVSHKSHDLIKTSNSKKLDVPDEDGLLQKILEKSVVEQGTYNSLVSAYKANISGFIPSSKIYQGTRPVSADNIHEMCDLKQTKRSLSSFISYSELFQAKNEERKHKTSDLLCFSQNSMHSACPVQNQTKMMGPPSGKVPVEKIDPKTGFFPTVTESENQISVMTESVMATYPTDDSQPASSLTKKKKRKSLSNFREQDIHENQKDKEDLGIIKSQGIYITSKNTQNSTIQAMDNYSEIPQKKGIESFVETSDVSVNSDKSICPEDDFYHQVSAEHQQNGLFNKKIRANRQLTKIKSKSGQKNTLVLSAKHEDSLMIAESKTETEHSQDTVSIEKEGTHCTTNSFEQTSSQSKISKPLSEVSKNHNLEKEKENNILENLSSKKEKKQKRIKKNLSKATSKLSMSEPLHALTLEPLKIPEDFQDEVAEHSPENYVHTWLKNVLPNAVLPPINKKGNVENSNVCPIPKENIDAFIDKETKFIKNKMHVMRKNTLIEHNLTKKTLTPLCELEAIEESAKHSCGRQTDSLVNANTAVIGEAKYLLQSDFHHGTKLQMFHETHDKDKKKSKADIQDTNLYQRKSSEVAVQVDSPVVSEKMGIDIQSSCMSSMLLCELQSTLLGLQKEHNGCIGKACSLSDLSPSIFGSSNLLLAWLLVLSLRESLIGTIKDDMQKTTCNCSEILTQLPFLKQTTVTEKIDELKAAVSHFEQSRENNLLQFGRELKKQDSTCCHENMPISENHNEHQNFHENENSDESCFPKDSINSEEAQKFAGELESCSDIQKELSIATKTSDLNDFSGPQTLLYGKYTDTNPDNCSLMSAVKPPERKEEMADSSLQQSQDTNESLNNEQSGTSVEPNSTVARVTSNAKNSSLDQVTSEVVSEKNITHVTINKSKDENIAPESAGNDEKPNNQLKRTSDISTEYDYEDDSVQEEKKETETYEETSERLSTPSPLSFCYESKQITECDMSEGEQKLQVEELENRTCSDISRLKKCLKSPATSDWSDYRPDSEESDCNFRASSDLTNESGEEAVLEKHYNTGYVKRTIERLYGKTEASFKPNFHTGVPYMSKVFQKDTEEFHSTVVEKKVSLFQEPRSSSAEKLSLPLPSQEFPETINKGEDISLAAPHPKLNEEETIYINDCPGECPKQCCQPCIHANEDEGILIDKGKWLLKENHLIRRSPPERIGMYGNLDTTSTDTMLDTNSEDAPYSHFGNLTQYPILKEISSSELEDLVKPSGNVCNYFNIPHSSDSDPFLDDLNTKSKPSLSCKIASLPVGNKEKINPSVMVCSTSKCLSTEANTSFPPFTSAEFRLPDNKVHPLKQPLNDEPIQSQPTDVSNANRSALQEEDSLDKLHAICGQHCPILMALVTPINEEQRGYAYQKASDLENQLDLCSLARKSQHLPWSGKDLIKDENSHVAMKNNCISKIANNIFNRFYANNMLDFISNFEVLTSSTLKDRSNLGKLCVIEDMNANPVEITNCQNSISKRALNDVAVSTNSELPDTKQKIRQSLRITLIHIVEEKLSPLLADPAETCHPEIFLKCETSLNSIEHNASEILKNENAFPTGEDEEGIFFCAMDNGNSKEKKDI